A part of Miscanthus floridulus cultivar M001 chromosome 6, ASM1932011v1, whole genome shotgun sequence genomic DNA contains:
- the LOC136456122 gene encoding rust resistance kinase Lr10-like produces the protein MTEFHVIALLLCLLIDGVYGAMAWADADFFSNCPPSRCSKHGPEIRYPFRLESSNTSSLCGAPCMKLGCSGDDTILVLPAAVIQYKVTAIDYKSATLTIAPRVEDSSSSCKQKLMSASLPRSIIKCDPDPCSLLCDRGYATIVSCLREFTPSNLAANYIFGPISCLGSASHFSYLVDGCAPMSVLPLDCKVVPDTYFLMMDTHNDDSTFKEQAETILNFSGSRTIDWYYYNRSVDGSGILNCTLCEQGGQPCGFRPDRNQTFCMNHGSHVKVIAATSSVATIVVLLSIVATGLYLSLKTRYNEEIHLKVEMFLKTYGTSKPTRYSFSEVKKITRRFKEKVGQGGFGSVYKGKLPNGVPVAVKMLENSTGEGEEFINEVATIGLIHHANIVRLLGFCSEGTRRALIYEYMPNESLEKYIFSRDSSISQELLVPKKMIDIALGIARGMEYLHQGCNKRILHFDIKPHNILLDFNFNPKISDFGLAKLCARDQSIVTLTAARGTMGYIAPELYSRNFGGVSYKSDVYSFGMLVLEMVSGRRNSDPSVDSQNEVYLPEWIFERVITGQDLVLSREMTGGEKEKVRQLAMVALWCIQWNPKNRPSMTKVVNMLTGRLENLQMPPKPFV, from the exons atgacTGAATTTCATGTAATAGCCCTGCTGTTGTGTCTTCTCATAGATGGAGTGTACGGGGCCATGGCTTGGGCTGATGCGGACTTCTTCAGCAACTGCCCACCATCTCGGTGCAGCAAACATGGTCCGGAGATCAGGTACCCTTTCCGGCTCGAATCCAGCAATACCTCATCATTATGCGGAGCACCGTGTATGAAGCTAGGATGCTCCGGCGACGACACCATTCTGGTTCTCCCAGCAGCCGTTATCCAGTACAAAGTGACAGCCATAGACTACAAGAGTGCTACCCTCACGATCGCCCCGCGTGTGGAAGACTCGTCTTCCTCCTGCAAGCAGAAGCTCATGTCGGCGTCCCTACCTCGCAGCATTATCAAATGTGACCCGGACCCCTGCTCACTGCTATGCGATCGTGGATATGCAACGATAGTAAGCTGCTTAAGAGAGTTCACACCAAGTAATCTTGCTGCTAATTACATCTTCGGACCAATCTCGTGCCTTGGCAGCGCATCCCACTTCTCCTATTTGGTGGATGGTTGTGCACCCATGTCTGTGCTTCCATTAGATTGCAAGGTTGTGCCTGATACCTACTTTCTGATGATGGACACTCACAATGACGATTCAACATTCAAGGAGCAAGCAGAAACAATACTGAATTTCTCAGGGTCGAGAACGATCGATTGGTATTATTATAATAGAAGTGTTGATGGCAGTGGCATCCTAAACTGCACACTGTGTGAACAAGGTGGGCAACCCTGTGGGTTCAGACCAGACAGGAATCAAACCTTCTGCATGAATCACG GTTCACATGTCAAGGTAATTGCAG CTACATCATCGGTTGCCACAATAGTGGTTCTTCTGTCGATTGTGGCCACTGGACTCTATCTTTCACTTAAGACAAGATATAATGAGGAGATACACTTGAAGGTCGAAATGTTTCTCAAGACATATGGCACATCAAAACCCACAAGGTACAGTTTCTCTGAAGTTAAGAAGATAACAAGGCGATTTAAGGAAAAAGTAGGCCAGGGTGGATTTGGGAGTGTATACAAAGGCAAGCTACCAAATGGAGTGCCTGTGGCAGTCAAAATGCTAGAGAACTCtacaggagagggagaagaattCATCAATGAAGTTGCAACCATAGGACTAATCCACCATGCAAATATTGTGCGTCTCCTGGGTTTTTGCTCTGAAGGAACAAGGCGTGCCCTTATTTATGAATACATGCCTAATGAGTCACTGGAAAAATATATATTCTCACGTGATTCTAGTATTTCCCAGGAACTACTAGTGCCAAAGAAAATGATAGATATTGCTTTAGGTATTGCTCGAGGAATGGAATACCTACATCAAGGATGCAATAAACGCATCCTCCACTTTGACATAAAACCTCACAACATCTTGCTAGACTTTAACTTCAATCCAAAGATCTCAGACTTTGGCCTAGCAAAACTGTGTGCAAGAGATCAAAGCATCGTTACCTTGACAGCAGCAAGAGGCACTATGGGATATATTGCACCAGAGTTGTACTCTCGGAATTTTGGTGGGGTATCCTACAAGTCGGATGTTTACAGTTTTGGCATGCTGGTGTTAGAAATGGTAAGTGGAAGGAGGAACTCAGACCCAAGCGTTGATAGCCAAAATGAAGTTTACCTCCCAGAGTGGATCTTTGAGAGAGTAATCACTGGGCAGGACTTGGTACTTTCTAGGGAAATGACTggaggagagaaagaaaaggtgagACAGCTAGCCATGGTGGCCCTATGGTGCATTCAGTGGAACCCAAAAAATCGACCCTCAATGACAAAAGTGGTGAACATGTTAACAGGGAGGTTGGAGAATCTGCAGATGCCCCCAAAGCCTTTCGTCTAA